The Blautia pseudococcoides genome segment ATAATCCAGCATGGGGAAGGACAACACATCCGTTACCCTGTCTATCTCCCGGAATTCCCGGTTTGTTCTATGGATATCCTCATCTGTAGTGAGGACCAGGCTCACCTCCGCCTCATAAGGGCAGTTCTCAGAATCCAGAGCAGCTTCCACAACCAGCCGGGCAATGGCTTCATAATCAAAATCCACATCCCCGGGATACTCCTTGTCAATATTCAGTGTCATACATTTTCCTCCCCATTATTCGCTTTCGTAATTATTTCTGCTTTATTTATTTCCGCGGCTATGCTGCGGCCTGCCGGATTGTCCCGGTTTTTTATCAGCCTCCGCTTTTTCAAATGCCTTGACAATATCCTTCACAAGCCGGCTTCTGACCACATCCCGGTTGTTCAGCCGCACAAGGCCGATTCCATCAATGGAACCCAGAATAGCGGCACATTTTTTCCGGCCGGATTCCGTGATCTTTGGAAGAGCGATCTGTGTCACATCACAGGATGTCCCATAAGATTCCCAACGTACTCATAATATTCATCCATGAATCCCATGTTTATTCCCGTATAGGCCATGATAATAACTGCTTCCTGTTTCGTTATTATCCTTACCTCTTCTTTCGGGGTGATCGTGAAAACTGGTTTCGCTTCTCTTTCTCTGCTTCAGCTTTTTCAAAAGCCTTTACGATATCTCTTACAATCTTGTTTCGGACCACATCGCGGTTAGTTAATCGAATGACGCCAATGCCATCAATTGAGCCGAGAATGTGTGCAC includes the following:
- a CDS encoding PhoH family protein, producing MTQIALPKITESGRKKCAAILGSIDGIGLVRLNNRDVVRSRLVKDIVKAFEKAEADKKPGQSGRPQHSRGNK
- a CDS encoding DUF7736 domain-containing protein, with amino-acid sequence MAYTGINMGFMDEYYEYVGNLMGHPVM